From Hylaeus volcanicus isolate JK05 chromosome 2, UHH_iyHylVolc1.0_haploid, whole genome shotgun sequence, the proteins below share one genomic window:
- the LOC128884928 gene encoding solute carrier family 2, facilitated glucose transporter member 1-like isoform X5, producing the protein MATEINQTKNEIEEQIATPTAPPVGDKGLNGRLAFAIAAAALGSSFQHGYNTGVVNAPQQLIENWISELKENRTGRPTQQSEVTIIWAIAVSIFCVGGMIGGSLVGWVADRFGRKGGLLLNNILVLLTVIFEGSAKAARSYEMIVIGRFIIGINAGLNAGLAPMYLAEISPIHLRGAVGTVYQLVITMSILVSQVLGLEQMLGTDEYWPLLLCLTIVPAIFQVATLPLCPESPKYLLVTKGKDMEAQRGLTWLRGTIEVHDEMEQMRAEYESMKLVPKVTLKELFVNSTLRIPLIIALMVMFAQQLSGINAVMFFSTKIFMMAQLDKFAAQIATMIVGTVNVLMTFVSLILVEKAGRKQLLLVGFSGLFVATVLLTICLAFAASSSAAAYFSILLVVMFVALFATGPGSIPWFLVSELFNQSARPAATSVAIAVNWTANFIVSIGFLPLQEALGAYVFIIFAALQAFFICFIYKKVPETKNKTIEEISSLFRQRSYE; encoded by the exons GGTCTAAACGGACGGTTAGCGTTTGCCATCGCGGCTGCTGCGCTTGGATCATCGTTTCAGCATGGGTACAATACCGGTGTCGTTAATGCTCCTCAGCAG CTTATCGAGAACTGGATCAGCGAACTGAAAGAAAATCGAACCGGTCGTCCGACGCAACAATCCGAAGTGACGATAATATGGGCGATAGCAGTATCAATATTCTGCGTGGGTGGTATGATCGGCGGTTCTCTGGTGGGTTGGGTGGCCGATCGTTTCGGTCGAAAGGGTGGTCTGTTACTAAACAACATCCTGGTCCTTCTCACGGTCATCTTCGAGGGTTCCGCGAAGGCAGCCAGAAGCTACGAAATGATAGTTATCGGAAGATTTATAATCGGTATCAACGCTGGATTGAATGCTGGTTTAGCACCGATGTACTTGGCTGAAATATCACCCATTCACCTCCGAGGAGCTGTTGGTACGGTCTACCAATTGGTTATCACCATGTCCATTCTGGTATCGCAGGTTCTTGGATTGGAGCAAATGTTGGGCACAGACGAATATTGGCCGCTTCTTTTATGTCTGACGATCGTTCCTGCCATTTTCCAAGTAGCCACGCTTCCATTATGCCCCGAGAGTCCAAAGTATTTATTGGTCACCAAAGGAAAGGATATGGAAGCTCAGAGAG GTTTGACTTGGCTGCGCGGCACGATCGAAGTTCACGACGAGATGGAACAAATGAGGGCGGAATACGAGTCGATGAAACTTGTGCCAAAGGTTACGCTGAAAGAATTATTCGTGAATTCTACTCTTAGGATTCCATTGATAATCGCGCTCATGGTGATGTTCGCGCAACAACTATCCGGTATTAATGCCGTTATGTTCTTCTCGACCAAGATCTTCATGATGGCGCAGTTGGATAAATTCGCGGCTCAAATCGCGACGATGATCGTCGGAACGGTGAACGTTCTTATGACCTTTGTTTCTTTGATACTCGTCGAGAAGGCTGGAAGGAAACAGTTGCTCTTAGTTGGATTCTCCGGTTTGTTTGTCGCCACCGTCTTACTCACGATCTGCCTTGCCTTCGCT GCTTCGTCCAGCGCAGCAGCCTACTTCTCGATCCTATTGGTGGTCATGTTCGTGGCTCTATTCGCGACTGGTCCAGGAAGTATTCCCTGGTTTTTGGTTTCCGAATTGTTCAATCAGTCCGCGAGACCCGCGGCAACGTCTGTCGCTATCGCGGTCAATTGGACAGCCAATTTCATCGTCAGTATAGGATTTCTACCATTGCAAGAGGCACTGGGTGCTTAcgtattcattattttcgcCGCTCTTCAAGCATTTTTCATCTGCTTCATTTACAAGAAAGTACCCGAAACGAAAAACAAGACGATCGAGGAGATCAGCAGTTTATTCCGACAGAGATCGTACGAGTAA
- the LOC128884928 gene encoding solute carrier family 2, facilitated glucose transporter member 1-like isoform X6, which yields MTLKTIVCELPCFKISGLNGRLAFAIAAAALGSSFQHGYNTGVVNAPQQLIENWISELKENRTGRPTQQSEVTIIWAIAVSIFCVGGMIGGSLVGWVADRFGRKGGLLLNNILVLLTVIFEGSAKAARSYEMIVIGRFIIGINAGLNAGLAPMYLAEISPIHLRGAVGTVYQLVITMSILVSQVLGLEQMLGTDEYWPLLLCLTIVPAIFQVATLPLCPESPKYLLVTKGKDMEAQRGLTWLRGTIEVHDEMEQMRAEYESMKLVPKVTLKELFVNSTLRIPLIIALMVMFAQQLSGINAVMFFSTKIFMMAQLDKFAAQIATMIVGTVNVLMTFVSLILVEKAGRKQLLLVGFSGLFVATVLLTICLAFAASSSAAAYFSILLVVMFVALFATGPGSIPWFLVSELFNQSARPAATSVAIAVNWTANFIVSIGFLPLQEALGAYVFIIFAALQAFFICFIYKKVPETKNKTIEEISSLFRQRSYE from the exons ATGACGCTAAAAACGATCGTGTGCGAGCTACCTTGCTTTAAGATATCG GGTCTAAACGGACGGTTAGCGTTTGCCATCGCGGCTGCTGCGCTTGGATCATCGTTTCAGCATGGGTACAATACCGGTGTCGTTAATGCTCCTCAGCAG CTTATCGAGAACTGGATCAGCGAACTGAAAGAAAATCGAACCGGTCGTCCGACGCAACAATCCGAAGTGACGATAATATGGGCGATAGCAGTATCAATATTCTGCGTGGGTGGTATGATCGGCGGTTCTCTGGTGGGTTGGGTGGCCGATCGTTTCGGTCGAAAGGGTGGTCTGTTACTAAACAACATCCTGGTCCTTCTCACGGTCATCTTCGAGGGTTCCGCGAAGGCAGCCAGAAGCTACGAAATGATAGTTATCGGAAGATTTATAATCGGTATCAACGCTGGATTGAATGCTGGTTTAGCACCGATGTACTTGGCTGAAATATCACCCATTCACCTCCGAGGAGCTGTTGGTACGGTCTACCAATTGGTTATCACCATGTCCATTCTGGTATCGCAGGTTCTTGGATTGGAGCAAATGTTGGGCACAGACGAATATTGGCCGCTTCTTTTATGTCTGACGATCGTTCCTGCCATTTTCCAAGTAGCCACGCTTCCATTATGCCCCGAGAGTCCAAAGTATTTATTGGTCACCAAAGGAAAGGATATGGAAGCTCAGAGAG GTTTGACTTGGCTGCGCGGCACGATCGAAGTTCACGACGAGATGGAACAAATGAGGGCGGAATACGAGTCGATGAAACTTGTGCCAAAGGTTACGCTGAAAGAATTATTCGTGAATTCTACTCTTAGGATTCCATTGATAATCGCGCTCATGGTGATGTTCGCGCAACAACTATCCGGTATTAATGCCGTTATGTTCTTCTCGACCAAGATCTTCATGATGGCGCAGTTGGATAAATTCGCGGCTCAAATCGCGACGATGATCGTCGGAACGGTGAACGTTCTTATGACCTTTGTTTCTTTGATACTCGTCGAGAAGGCTGGAAGGAAACAGTTGCTCTTAGTTGGATTCTCCGGTTTGTTTGTCGCCACCGTCTTACTCACGATCTGCCTTGCCTTCGCT GCTTCGTCCAGCGCAGCAGCCTACTTCTCGATCCTATTGGTGGTCATGTTCGTGGCTCTATTCGCGACTGGTCCAGGAAGTATTCCCTGGTTTTTGGTTTCCGAATTGTTCAATCAGTCCGCGAGACCCGCGGCAACGTCTGTCGCTATCGCGGTCAATTGGACAGCCAATTTCATCGTCAGTATAGGATTTCTACCATTGCAAGAGGCACTGGGTGCTTAcgtattcattattttcgcCGCTCTTCAAGCATTTTTCATCTGCTTCATTTACAAGAAAGTACCCGAAACGAAAAACAAGACGATCGAGGAGATCAGCAGTTTATTCCGACAGAGATCGTACGAGTAA
- the LOC128884928 gene encoding solute carrier family 2, facilitated glucose transporter member 1-like isoform X8, with translation MIGGSLVGWVADRFGRKGGLLLNNILVLLTVIFEGSAKAARSYEMIVIGRFIIGINAGLNAGLAPMYLAEISPIHLRGAVGTVYQLVITMSILVSQVLGLEQMLGTDEYWPLLLCLTIVPAIFQVATLPLCPESPKYLLVTKGKDMEAQRGLTWLRGTIEVHDEMEQMRAEYESMKLVPKVTLKELFVNSTLRIPLIIALMVMFAQQLSGINAVMFFSTKIFMMAQLDKFAAQIATMIVGTVNVLMTFVSLILVEKAGRKQLLLVGFSGLFVATVLLTICLAFAASSSAAAYFSILLVVMFVALFATGPGSIPWFLVSELFNQSARPAATSVAIAVNWTANFIVSIGFLPLQEALGAYVFIIFAALQAFFICFIYKKVPETKNKTIEEISSLFRQRSYE, from the exons ATGATCGGCGGTTCTCTGGTGGGTTGGGTGGCCGATCGTTTCGGTCGAAAGGGTGGTCTGTTACTAAACAACATCCTGGTCCTTCTCACGGTCATCTTCGAGGGTTCCGCGAAGGCAGCCAGAAGCTACGAAATGATAGTTATCGGAAGATTTATAATCGGTATCAACGCTGGATTGAATGCTGGTTTAGCACCGATGTACTTGGCTGAAATATCACCCATTCACCTCCGAGGAGCTGTTGGTACGGTCTACCAATTGGTTATCACCATGTCCATTCTGGTATCGCAGGTTCTTGGATTGGAGCAAATGTTGGGCACAGACGAATATTGGCCGCTTCTTTTATGTCTGACGATCGTTCCTGCCATTTTCCAAGTAGCCACGCTTCCATTATGCCCCGAGAGTCCAAAGTATTTATTGGTCACCAAAGGAAAGGATATGGAAGCTCAGAGAG GTTTGACTTGGCTGCGCGGCACGATCGAAGTTCACGACGAGATGGAACAAATGAGGGCGGAATACGAGTCGATGAAACTTGTGCCAAAGGTTACGCTGAAAGAATTATTCGTGAATTCTACTCTTAGGATTCCATTGATAATCGCGCTCATGGTGATGTTCGCGCAACAACTATCCGGTATTAATGCCGTTATGTTCTTCTCGACCAAGATCTTCATGATGGCGCAGTTGGATAAATTCGCGGCTCAAATCGCGACGATGATCGTCGGAACGGTGAACGTTCTTATGACCTTTGTTTCTTTGATACTCGTCGAGAAGGCTGGAAGGAAACAGTTGCTCTTAGTTGGATTCTCCGGTTTGTTTGTCGCCACCGTCTTACTCACGATCTGCCTTGCCTTCGCT GCTTCGTCCAGCGCAGCAGCCTACTTCTCGATCCTATTGGTGGTCATGTTCGTGGCTCTATTCGCGACTGGTCCAGGAAGTATTCCCTGGTTTTTGGTTTCCGAATTGTTCAATCAGTCCGCGAGACCCGCGGCAACGTCTGTCGCTATCGCGGTCAATTGGACAGCCAATTTCATCGTCAGTATAGGATTTCTACCATTGCAAGAGGCACTGGGTGCTTAcgtattcattattttcgcCGCTCTTCAAGCATTTTTCATCTGCTTCATTTACAAGAAAGTACCCGAAACGAAAAACAAGACGATCGAGGAGATCAGCAGTTTATTCCGACAGAGATCGTACGAGTAA
- the LOC128884928 gene encoding solute carrier family 2, facilitated glucose transporter member 1-like isoform X7, with protein sequence MDWLQGLNGRLAFAIAAAALGSSFQHGYNTGVVNAPQQLIENWISELKENRTGRPTQQSEVTIIWAIAVSIFCVGGMIGGSLVGWVADRFGRKGGLLLNNILVLLTVIFEGSAKAARSYEMIVIGRFIIGINAGLNAGLAPMYLAEISPIHLRGAVGTVYQLVITMSILVSQVLGLEQMLGTDEYWPLLLCLTIVPAIFQVATLPLCPESPKYLLVTKGKDMEAQRGLTWLRGTIEVHDEMEQMRAEYESMKLVPKVTLKELFVNSTLRIPLIIALMVMFAQQLSGINAVMFFSTKIFMMAQLDKFAAQIATMIVGTVNVLMTFVSLILVEKAGRKQLLLVGFSGLFVATVLLTICLAFAASSSAAAYFSILLVVMFVALFATGPGSIPWFLVSELFNQSARPAATSVAIAVNWTANFIVSIGFLPLQEALGAYVFIIFAALQAFFICFIYKKVPETKNKTIEEISSLFRQRSYE encoded by the exons GGTCTAAACGGACGGTTAGCGTTTGCCATCGCGGCTGCTGCGCTTGGATCATCGTTTCAGCATGGGTACAATACCGGTGTCGTTAATGCTCCTCAGCAG CTTATCGAGAACTGGATCAGCGAACTGAAAGAAAATCGAACCGGTCGTCCGACGCAACAATCCGAAGTGACGATAATATGGGCGATAGCAGTATCAATATTCTGCGTGGGTGGTATGATCGGCGGTTCTCTGGTGGGTTGGGTGGCCGATCGTTTCGGTCGAAAGGGTGGTCTGTTACTAAACAACATCCTGGTCCTTCTCACGGTCATCTTCGAGGGTTCCGCGAAGGCAGCCAGAAGCTACGAAATGATAGTTATCGGAAGATTTATAATCGGTATCAACGCTGGATTGAATGCTGGTTTAGCACCGATGTACTTGGCTGAAATATCACCCATTCACCTCCGAGGAGCTGTTGGTACGGTCTACCAATTGGTTATCACCATGTCCATTCTGGTATCGCAGGTTCTTGGATTGGAGCAAATGTTGGGCACAGACGAATATTGGCCGCTTCTTTTATGTCTGACGATCGTTCCTGCCATTTTCCAAGTAGCCACGCTTCCATTATGCCCCGAGAGTCCAAAGTATTTATTGGTCACCAAAGGAAAGGATATGGAAGCTCAGAGAG GTTTGACTTGGCTGCGCGGCACGATCGAAGTTCACGACGAGATGGAACAAATGAGGGCGGAATACGAGTCGATGAAACTTGTGCCAAAGGTTACGCTGAAAGAATTATTCGTGAATTCTACTCTTAGGATTCCATTGATAATCGCGCTCATGGTGATGTTCGCGCAACAACTATCCGGTATTAATGCCGTTATGTTCTTCTCGACCAAGATCTTCATGATGGCGCAGTTGGATAAATTCGCGGCTCAAATCGCGACGATGATCGTCGGAACGGTGAACGTTCTTATGACCTTTGTTTCTTTGATACTCGTCGAGAAGGCTGGAAGGAAACAGTTGCTCTTAGTTGGATTCTCCGGTTTGTTTGTCGCCACCGTCTTACTCACGATCTGCCTTGCCTTCGCT GCTTCGTCCAGCGCAGCAGCCTACTTCTCGATCCTATTGGTGGTCATGTTCGTGGCTCTATTCGCGACTGGTCCAGGAAGTATTCCCTGGTTTTTGGTTTCCGAATTGTTCAATCAGTCCGCGAGACCCGCGGCAACGTCTGTCGCTATCGCGGTCAATTGGACAGCCAATTTCATCGTCAGTATAGGATTTCTACCATTGCAAGAGGCACTGGGTGCTTAcgtattcattattttcgcCGCTCTTCAAGCATTTTTCATCTGCTTCATTTACAAGAAAGTACCCGAAACGAAAAACAAGACGATCGAGGAGATCAGCAGTTTATTCCGACAGAGATCGTACGAGTAA
- the LOC128884928 gene encoding solute carrier family 2, facilitated glucose transporter member 1-like isoform X4: protein MATEINQTKNEIEEQIATPTAPPVGDKSITEDKQRGLNGRLAFAIAAAALGSSFQHGYNTGVVNAPQQLIENWISELKENRTGRPTQQSEVTIIWAIAVSIFCVGGMIGGSLVGWVADRFGRKGGLLLNNILVLLTVIFEGSAKAARSYEMIVIGRFIIGINAGLNAGLAPMYLAEISPIHLRGAVGTVYQLVITMSILVSQVLGLEQMLGTDEYWPLLLCLTIVPAIFQVATLPLCPESPKYLLVTKGKDMEAQRGLTWLRGTIEVHDEMEQMRAEYESMKLVPKVTLKELFVNSTLRIPLIIALMVMFAQQLSGINAVMFFSTKIFMMAQLDKFAAQIATMIVGTVNVLMTFVSLILVEKAGRKQLLLVGFSGLFVATVLLTICLAFAASSSAAAYFSILLVVMFVALFATGPGSIPWFLVSELFNQSARPAATSVAIAVNWTANFIVSIGFLPLQEALGAYVFIIFAALQAFFICFIYKKVPETKNKTIEEISSLFRQRSYE from the exons GGTCTAAACGGACGGTTAGCGTTTGCCATCGCGGCTGCTGCGCTTGGATCATCGTTTCAGCATGGGTACAATACCGGTGTCGTTAATGCTCCTCAGCAG CTTATCGAGAACTGGATCAGCGAACTGAAAGAAAATCGAACCGGTCGTCCGACGCAACAATCCGAAGTGACGATAATATGGGCGATAGCAGTATCAATATTCTGCGTGGGTGGTATGATCGGCGGTTCTCTGGTGGGTTGGGTGGCCGATCGTTTCGGTCGAAAGGGTGGTCTGTTACTAAACAACATCCTGGTCCTTCTCACGGTCATCTTCGAGGGTTCCGCGAAGGCAGCCAGAAGCTACGAAATGATAGTTATCGGAAGATTTATAATCGGTATCAACGCTGGATTGAATGCTGGTTTAGCACCGATGTACTTGGCTGAAATATCACCCATTCACCTCCGAGGAGCTGTTGGTACGGTCTACCAATTGGTTATCACCATGTCCATTCTGGTATCGCAGGTTCTTGGATTGGAGCAAATGTTGGGCACAGACGAATATTGGCCGCTTCTTTTATGTCTGACGATCGTTCCTGCCATTTTCCAAGTAGCCACGCTTCCATTATGCCCCGAGAGTCCAAAGTATTTATTGGTCACCAAAGGAAAGGATATGGAAGCTCAGAGAG GTTTGACTTGGCTGCGCGGCACGATCGAAGTTCACGACGAGATGGAACAAATGAGGGCGGAATACGAGTCGATGAAACTTGTGCCAAAGGTTACGCTGAAAGAATTATTCGTGAATTCTACTCTTAGGATTCCATTGATAATCGCGCTCATGGTGATGTTCGCGCAACAACTATCCGGTATTAATGCCGTTATGTTCTTCTCGACCAAGATCTTCATGATGGCGCAGTTGGATAAATTCGCGGCTCAAATCGCGACGATGATCGTCGGAACGGTGAACGTTCTTATGACCTTTGTTTCTTTGATACTCGTCGAGAAGGCTGGAAGGAAACAGTTGCTCTTAGTTGGATTCTCCGGTTTGTTTGTCGCCACCGTCTTACTCACGATCTGCCTTGCCTTCGCT GCTTCGTCCAGCGCAGCAGCCTACTTCTCGATCCTATTGGTGGTCATGTTCGTGGCTCTATTCGCGACTGGTCCAGGAAGTATTCCCTGGTTTTTGGTTTCCGAATTGTTCAATCAGTCCGCGAGACCCGCGGCAACGTCTGTCGCTATCGCGGTCAATTGGACAGCCAATTTCATCGTCAGTATAGGATTTCTACCATTGCAAGAGGCACTGGGTGCTTAcgtattcattattttcgcCGCTCTTCAAGCATTTTTCATCTGCTTCATTTACAAGAAAGTACCCGAAACGAAAAACAAGACGATCGAGGAGATCAGCAGTTTATTCCGACAGAGATCGTACGAGTAA